Proteins found in one Amycolatopsis aidingensis genomic segment:
- a CDS encoding M6 family metalloprotease domain-containing protein yields MPFRITRRSRRASLSVLTVAAAMVAALGLQVAQPAVAQPGRHWPSPEQVTAPIDPQRWENPDDMTWQDLRPVPGVDWSDPDRQATERTFRAALVLADYQDVDFAVTRQAGSDIFGNPRMNVGVPREEVAAFYRDFLNTPQPLNHRLTMHGYWMETSNGRYGVTLDAFGAYRLPGKKHEYGLNEWNQEENCPSGDDCERDLRADVFAPWKAEHGEDIAENYDVVFVLTAGNDESSTWQEFGEMRFADCESIPAEFGPPDPSLPKCSTTRYVPWTSWAAAANHWPNARGQSTTQAESSGLGTFSHELSHVLSIGDNYNNPFGDPPRRSYTGPWSMMSRGSFNGPGGPHTRYHVPATQGGSVGVHQTLRDKLRLDAVGEEHVLRLSREALKSSGVAVMTVTARSAPMGLDGRDGLVGVNVALETDRGPACDPGRDPFCDGGNFDNYTLEVIDRMGYDSFVPDAGVMLAKTKDRDRAPFVWTVDANPQDIRTVDFVRPDGTKQYLSIGDYRQLSDALFHAGTRSGSEFEYVDEANRLHFYVLDVRRDDTGVLSYRLAVRSLDGAGPHTRDVALRAGRPVGKVPTRVATCQFPLRNTGTVKPVGGEHPEDVSRYVSSDVYRLSASVSGRGWSATLPSEVVDAEAGSTVSVPVHAVRDPAGSPWATVQLEARSESDNSVVARSTCRLSILDTFPWR; encoded by the coding sequence GTGCCGTTCCGCATAACGCGTCGCAGCAGACGCGCGTCCCTTTCCGTCCTCACCGTCGCCGCGGCCATGGTCGCCGCGCTGGGGCTGCAGGTGGCGCAACCGGCAGTCGCGCAGCCGGGCCGCCACTGGCCCTCCCCCGAGCAGGTCACCGCCCCGATCGATCCGCAGCGTTGGGAGAATCCCGACGATATGACCTGGCAGGACCTGCGTCCGGTGCCGGGTGTCGACTGGTCGGACCCGGACCGGCAGGCCACCGAACGCACCTTCCGTGCCGCGCTGGTGCTGGCCGACTACCAGGACGTGGACTTCGCCGTCACGAGGCAGGCCGGCAGCGACATCTTCGGCAACCCGCGGATGAACGTCGGCGTGCCGCGGGAGGAGGTCGCCGCGTTCTACCGCGACTTCCTGAACACACCACAGCCGCTGAACCACCGGCTGACCATGCACGGCTACTGGATGGAGACCTCGAACGGGCGTTACGGCGTCACGCTGGACGCCTTCGGCGCCTACCGGCTGCCCGGCAAGAAGCACGAGTACGGCCTGAACGAGTGGAACCAGGAGGAGAACTGCCCCTCCGGTGACGACTGCGAGCGTGACCTGCGCGCCGACGTGTTCGCGCCGTGGAAGGCCGAGCACGGCGAGGACATCGCCGAGAACTACGACGTGGTGTTCGTGCTGACCGCGGGCAATGACGAGTCCTCGACCTGGCAGGAGTTCGGCGAGATGCGCTTCGCCGACTGCGAGTCGATCCCGGCGGAGTTCGGGCCGCCGGACCCGTCCCTGCCCAAGTGCTCCACCACCCGGTACGTGCCGTGGACGTCCTGGGCGGCCGCCGCCAACCACTGGCCGAACGCCCGCGGGCAGAGCACCACCCAGGCGGAGAGCTCGGGGCTGGGCACCTTCTCGCACGAGCTCAGCCACGTGCTGAGCATCGGGGACAACTACAACAACCCCTTCGGTGATCCGCCCCGGCGCAGCTACACCGGGCCGTGGAGCATGATGAGCCGCGGCTCGTTCAACGGGCCCGGTGGCCCGCACACCCGTTACCACGTGCCCGCCACCCAGGGCGGCTCGGTCGGCGTGCACCAGACCCTGCGGGACAAGCTGCGGCTGGACGCGGTCGGCGAGGAGCATGTGCTGCGGCTGTCCCGGGAGGCGCTGAAGTCCTCGGGTGTCGCGGTGATGACGGTGACCGCCCGCTCGGCCCCGATGGGCCTGGACGGGCGGGACGGCCTGGTCGGGGTGAACGTGGCGCTGGAAACCGACCGCGGCCCCGCCTGCGACCCCGGCAGGGATCCGTTCTGCGATGGCGGGAACTTCGACAACTACACGCTCGAGGTCATCGACCGGATGGGCTACGACTCCTTCGTACCGGACGCCGGGGTGATGCTGGCCAAGACCAAGGACCGGGACCGGGCGCCGTTCGTGTGGACCGTGGACGCCAACCCGCAGGACATCCGCACGGTGGACTTCGTCCGGCCGGACGGGACCAAGCAGTACCTTTCCATCGGCGACTACCGGCAGCTTTCCGACGCCCTTTTCCACGCGGGCACCCGTTCCGGCAGCGAGTTCGAGTACGTGGACGAGGCCAACCGGCTGCACTTCTACGTGCTGGACGTGCGGCGCGATGACACCGGGGTACTCAGCTACCGGCTGGCGGTGCGCTCGCTGGACGGGGCCGGGCCGCACACCCGCGATGTCGCCCTGCGCGCGGGGCGGCCGGTCGGCAAGGTGCCCACGCGGGTGGCCACCTGCCAGTTCCCGCTGCGCAACACCGGCACGGTGAAGCCGGTCGGCGGCGAGCATCCCGAGGACGTCAGCCGGTACGTGTCCTCGGACGTCTACCGGCTGTCCGCATCGGTTTCCGGGCGCGGCTGGAGCGCCACCCTGCCCAGCGAGGTGGTGGACGCCGAGGCGGGCTCCACGGTCAGCGTTCCGGTGCACGCGGTCCGCGATCCGGCCGGTTCCCCGTGGGCCACCGTCCAGCTGGAGGCCCGCTCGGAGAGCGACAACAGCGTGGTGGCCCGCTCCACCTGCCGCCTGTCCATCCTGGACACCTTCCCCTGGCGCTAA
- a CDS encoding iron chaperone has translation MHSAADDVDEYLARVPEERREALARLRSLCREELPGFTERMAYGMPSYQRDGTTDVGFASQKQYISIYLLRTDVLAAHADRLAGADRGKGCLRYRRPDAIDFELLRSMLRATAATRGEVC, from the coding sequence ATGCACAGTGCCGCGGACGATGTCGACGAGTACCTGGCCCGAGTTCCCGAGGAGCGCAGGGAAGCGCTGGCCAGACTGCGTTCCCTCTGCCGCGAGGAGTTGCCGGGGTTCACCGAGCGGATGGCCTACGGCATGCCCTCCTACCAGCGCGATGGCACGACCGACGTGGGTTTCGCCAGCCAGAAGCAGTACATCTCGATCTACCTGTTACGCACCGACGTCCTGGCGGCGCACGCCGACCGGCTCGCGGGCGCGGACCGCGGCAAGGGCTGTCTGCGCTACCGCAGGCCGGATGCGATCGACTTCGAGCTGCTCCGGTCGATGCTCAGGGCGACCGCGGCCACCCGCGGCGAGGTCTGCTGA
- a CDS encoding acyl-CoA dehydrogenase family protein yields MNLSAEHRELLEDTERVARKLQPLAGTAEPGAVNRPLLAGLGEHGLLSRLFRRGDDGYGAVSAMDLCLLREALARYCTEAETALALQGLGSYPILSAGSTKLADAWLPQVADGSAVAGFAITEPEAGSDLGSLALAATRDGDGFRLTGEKVYISNAPDADVYSVFARTNPGAGTKGITAFAVPGSAKGLTGERLAMLAPHPIGRLTFEDVFVPAEHVLGQVDDGMRVARKTLNLFRPSVGAFAVGMGQAALDAAVAHARTREAFGKALREFQAVSHQLADVATRLKAARLLVHSAAEAYDSGAEDVASAAAMAKVFATEAAQQAVDVAIQVHGARALEQGHLLEHLYREVRAPRIYEGASEIQREIIARGLFRD; encoded by the coding sequence TTGAACCTTTCCGCCGAACACCGGGAGCTGCTCGAGGACACCGAACGCGTCGCGCGCAAGCTGCAGCCACTGGCCGGGACCGCCGAACCGGGTGCGGTGAACCGGCCCCTGCTCGCCGGACTCGGCGAGCACGGCCTGCTCTCCCGGCTGTTCCGGCGGGGGGACGACGGCTACGGCGCGGTGTCCGCGATGGATCTGTGCCTGCTCAGGGAGGCACTGGCCAGGTACTGCACCGAGGCCGAGACCGCACTGGCGCTACAGGGTCTCGGCAGCTATCCGATCCTGTCCGCTGGCAGCACCAAGCTCGCGGACGCCTGGTTACCGCAGGTGGCCGACGGCAGCGCCGTCGCGGGGTTCGCGATCACCGAGCCGGAGGCGGGTTCCGACCTCGGTTCCCTCGCGCTGGCCGCCACCAGGGACGGGGATGGTTTCCGGCTCACCGGTGAGAAGGTCTACATCTCCAACGCCCCGGACGCCGATGTGTACTCGGTGTTCGCCCGCACCAACCCCGGGGCGGGCACCAAGGGGATCACCGCCTTCGCCGTTCCCGGCTCCGCGAAAGGGCTCACCGGTGAGCGGCTGGCCATGCTGGCACCGCATCCGATCGGCAGGCTGACCTTCGAGGACGTGTTCGTGCCTGCCGAGCACGTGCTGGGCCAGGTTGACGACGGGATGCGGGTCGCGCGCAAGACGCTGAACCTGTTCCGGCCGAGCGTGGGCGCCTTCGCCGTAGGCATGGGGCAGGCCGCGCTGGACGCGGCCGTGGCGCACGCCCGTACCAGGGAGGCCTTCGGCAAGGCCCTGCGCGAGTTCCAGGCCGTCTCGCACCAGCTCGCCGATGTGGCCACCCGGCTGAAGGCGGCCCGGCTGCTGGTGCATTCGGCTGCCGAGGCCTACGACTCGGGCGCCGAGGACGTGGCATCCGCCGCCGCCATGGCGAAGGTGTTCGCCACCGAGGCGGCACAGCAGGCGGTGGATGTCGCGATCCAGGTGCACGGGGCGCGGGCGCTGGAGCAGGGGCATCTGCTGGAGCATCTGTACCGGGAGGTGCGGGCACCGCGGATCTACGAGGGCGCGTCGGAGATCCAGCGGGAGATCATCGCGCGCGGCCTGTTCCGGGACTGA
- a CDS encoding RidA family protein: MDGEVTPHRVVTAPELAPPVGYAHAVVAAPGRTVFLGGQTAQDKNGQISGSTISEQFDVAAGNIVVALRAAGGGPQHLVSLLVYVTDVPAYRAALRELGPLYRKHFGRHYPAIALLGVAELFDPDAKLELVGTAVIT, encoded by the coding sequence ATGGACGGGGAAGTGACCCCGCACCGGGTGGTCACGGCGCCGGAACTGGCCCCGCCGGTGGGCTATGCGCACGCGGTGGTCGCCGCACCCGGCCGCACGGTCTTCCTTGGTGGGCAGACCGCACAGGACAAGAACGGCCAGATATCGGGTTCGACAATTTCCGAGCAATTTGACGTAGCAGCCGGTAATATAGTGGTTGCGCTACGTGCAGCGGGGGGCGGACCGCAACACCTGGTCTCGTTACTCGTGTACGTAACCGACGTGCCGGCCTACCGAGCCGCACTGCGCGAACTTGGCCCGTTGTACCGCAAACATTTTGGCCGCCATTATCCCGCCATCGCTCTGCTCGGGGTGGCCGAGTTGTTCGATCCGGACGCGAAGCTCGAGCTGGTCGGAACGGCGGTCATCACGTAA
- a CDS encoding enoyl-CoA hydratase family protein: MSPFRASAGFTGDWRHFDFAVEDGVATVTLRRPDKLNALTFETYADLRDLLAELPHRDDVRVLVLAGQGRGFCSGGDVEEIIGELQRMKSAELLEFTRMTGAVVKALRETPLPVIAAVHGIAAGAGAVLALASDFRLLARSAAFAFLFTRVGLAGADMGSAYLLPRLVGLGRATELLMLGDKLDAERAERIGLATSVLADEELPGAVRALARRLADGPAGAYSATKVLLTRELDMDLGASVELEAMTQALLMTGEDHREFYRAWSEGRGARWTGK, encoded by the coding sequence ATGAGCCCGTTTCGGGCGTCGGCGGGATTCACCGGGGACTGGCGGCATTTCGACTTCGCCGTCGAGGACGGGGTGGCCACGGTGACGCTGCGCAGGCCGGACAAGCTGAACGCGCTGACCTTCGAGACCTACGCCGACCTGCGGGACCTGCTCGCAGAGCTGCCGCACCGCGATGACGTGCGGGTGCTGGTGCTGGCCGGGCAGGGACGGGGGTTCTGCTCGGGCGGTGACGTCGAGGAGATCATCGGCGAGCTGCAACGGATGAAGAGCGCCGAACTGCTGGAGTTCACCCGGATGACCGGTGCGGTGGTGAAGGCGCTGCGGGAGACGCCGCTGCCGGTGATCGCCGCGGTACACGGGATCGCCGCCGGGGCGGGCGCGGTGCTCGCGCTGGCCAGCGATTTCCGGTTGCTGGCCCGGTCCGCCGCGTTCGCCTTCCTGTTCACCAGGGTCGGTCTCGCCGGGGCCGATATGGGCTCGGCCTACCTGCTGCCCCGGCTGGTCGGTCTCGGCAGGGCCACCGAGCTGCTGATGCTCGGGGACAAGCTGGACGCCGAGCGGGCGGAGCGGATCGGGCTGGCCACCAGCGTGCTCGCGGACGAGGAACTGCCCGGCGCGGTGCGAGCGCTGGCCAGGCGGCTCGCCGACGGTCCCGCAGGCGCCTACTCGGCGACCAAGGTCCTGCTCACCAGGGAGCTGGACATGGACCTCGGCGCCTCGGTGGAACTGGAGGCGATGACCCAGGCGTTGTTGATGACCGGAGAGGACCATCGCGAGTTCTACCGTGCGTGGTCCGAGGGAAGGGGGGCACGATGGACGGGGAAGTGA
- a CDS encoding SDR family NAD(P)-dependent oxidoreductase, producing the protein MRRVVVVTGGTRGIGAAVARRFADAGDEVLAPGSSDCDVTDEAAVTAFFAGLDRVDVLVNNAGVATSAPLARSTLADWRRLLEVNATGAYLCTRAVLPGMRERDSGRIVTVASTASHTGYRYTSGYTAAKHAAVGLMRAVAAEVAGTGVTANAVCPAFVRTEMTERSVARIAGATGRGAEEAEASLAAAAPLGRLLEPDEVAFAVTFLAAPQAAAINGQTIVLDGGGLQR; encoded by the coding sequence ATGAGGCGGGTCGTGGTGGTCACCGGTGGGACGCGGGGCATCGGCGCCGCGGTGGCCAGGCGGTTCGCCGACGCGGGCGACGAGGTGCTCGCCCCCGGCAGCTCCGACTGCGATGTCACCGACGAGGCCGCGGTGACCGCCTTCTTCGCCGGGCTGGACCGGGTGGACGTGCTGGTGAACAACGCCGGGGTGGCCACCAGCGCCCCGCTGGCCCGCAGCACCCTCGCCGACTGGCGGCGGCTGCTGGAGGTGAATGCCACCGGGGCGTACCTGTGCACCCGCGCCGTGCTGCCGGGAATGCGGGAGCGGGACAGCGGGCGGATCGTGACCGTGGCCTCCACCGCGAGCCACACCGGATACCGCTACACCTCCGGCTACACCGCGGCCAAGCACGCCGCAGTCGGGCTGATGCGGGCGGTCGCGGCGGAGGTGGCCGGCACCGGGGTGACGGCCAACGCGGTCTGCCCCGCCTTCGTGCGCACCGAGATGACCGAGCGCTCGGTCGCCAGGATCGCCGGGGCCACCGGGCGGGGCGCCGAGGAAGCCGAGGCGTCCCTGGCGGCGGCAGCCCCGCTGGGCAGGCTGCTGGAACCGGACGAGGTCGCCTTCGCCGTCACCTTTCTGGCGGCACCGCAGGCGGCCGCGATCAACGGCCAGACCATCGTGCTCGACGGAGGAGGTCTACAGAGATGA
- a CDS encoding benzoate-CoA ligase family protein, with protein sequence MESNLAGYFLDRNLAEGRGADTALVCGEVSVSYAELVALSARAGHLLRSLGVRKGQRVLLALSDGVEFVAAWYGAQRIGAVTAEVYTFLTAKDYAYYLGYTDAAVVVVDAVTLEPVRQALAGGARARVLVAGVPEAELRPQESPLWTLMEQAPGELEPEPMAAEDVAIWKFTTGSTGSPKACVHPAGNPLASFRHYARGVLDLRASDRVLAVPKLFFGYARDLVALFPFGVGGTGIAFPERSTVELLFELIERHRPTVLVNVPTMMSAMLAHQGAAGADLSSLRLTTSAGEALPEALHRRWDATFEVPVVDGIGSSEAYHIYLSNRPGEIRHGSVGRPVPGYTARVLDESGAELPHGEIGTLEVSGPSVASEYWDAPEKSASTFGAGTVRTADLFSRDDEGFFTYHGRADDLLKVGGVFVAPSEIEHCLLGHPDVLDCAVLGHATGGLVRPLAHVVLRVGASTDAEALREFARARLAGHKCPREFRFVEALPRTANGKLDRRALRAQQEPS encoded by the coding sequence ATGGAGTCCAACCTCGCCGGGTACTTCCTCGACCGCAACCTCGCCGAGGGCAGGGGCGCGGACACCGCGCTGGTCTGCGGTGAGGTCTCGGTCAGTTATGCCGAGCTCGTCGCCCTCTCCGCCAGGGCGGGGCACCTGCTGCGCTCGCTCGGGGTGCGCAAGGGGCAGCGGGTACTGCTGGCGCTGAGCGACGGGGTCGAGTTCGTCGCCGCCTGGTACGGGGCGCAACGGATCGGCGCGGTGACCGCCGAGGTGTACACCTTCCTCACCGCCAAGGACTATGCCTACTACCTCGGCTACACCGATGCGGCGGTGGTCGTGGTGGACGCGGTGACCCTGGAACCGGTGCGGCAGGCCCTTGCCGGCGGCGCGCGGGCACGGGTGCTGGTGGCAGGCGTGCCGGAAGCGGAGCTGCGACCGCAGGAAAGTCCACTGTGGACCCTGATGGAGCAGGCGCCCGGCGAGCTCGAGCCGGAGCCGATGGCGGCCGAGGACGTGGCGATCTGGAAGTTCACCACCGGCAGCACCGGCTCACCGAAGGCCTGTGTGCACCCGGCAGGCAACCCGCTGGCCAGTTTCCGGCACTACGCCCGCGGGGTGCTGGACCTGCGGGCGAGCGACCGGGTGCTGGCGGTGCCGAAGCTGTTCTTCGGCTACGCCCGCGACCTGGTGGCGCTGTTCCCGTTCGGGGTGGGCGGCACCGGGATCGCCTTCCCCGAGCGCAGCACGGTGGAGCTGCTGTTCGAGCTGATCGAGCGGCACCGGCCGACAGTGCTGGTGAACGTGCCGACCATGATGAGCGCGATGCTCGCCCACCAGGGCGCGGCCGGGGCCGATCTGAGCTCCCTGCGGCTGACCACCTCGGCTGGGGAAGCCCTGCCCGAGGCGTTGCACCGCAGGTGGGACGCCACCTTCGAGGTACCGGTGGTGGACGGGATCGGCTCCTCAGAGGCCTACCACATCTACCTCTCCAACCGCCCCGGCGAGATCCGGCACGGCAGCGTCGGCAGGCCGGTGCCCGGCTACACCGCCAGGGTGCTGGACGAGAGCGGCGCCGAGCTGCCGCACGGCGAGATCGGCACGCTGGAGGTGAGCGGACCGAGCGTGGCCAGCGAGTACTGGGACGCGCCGGAGAAGTCGGCGAGCACCTTCGGCGCGGGCACGGTCCGCACCGCCGACCTGTTCAGCCGCGACGATGAGGGCTTCTTCACCTACCACGGCAGGGCGGACGACCTGTTGAAGGTGGGCGGGGTCTTCGTGGCGCCGAGCGAGATCGAGCACTGCCTGCTCGGCCATCCGGACGTGCTGGACTGTGCCGTGCTCGGCCACGCGACGGGCGGGCTGGTGCGACCGCTGGCACATGTGGTGCTGCGGGTGGGGGCTAGCACGGATGCCGAGGCGCTGCGCGAGTTCGCCAGGGCACGGCTGGCCGGGCACAAGTGCCCGCGCGAGTTCCGTTTCGTCGAAGCGCTGCCCCGCACCGCCAACGGGAAACTCGACCGCCGCGCCCTGCGCGCGCAGCAGGAGCCTTCATGA
- a CDS encoding creatininase family protein, whose translation MTHFADLTCPQVAALRTGDRVPVLLLPIGAVEPHGPHAPLGTDAIISTGMCERAAAQFQGDPDVRVLILPALAYGVTRYAVRFPGVIGVSEETLHGLVVDVCLQLAEQGLPRVLLVNNHFEPEHRATLRRAVRTVESRCGKRIGYLDLVRRQHAERLTAEFQAGECHAGRYETSLVLAERPELVDTARMRALPRVAVDMPAAMAEGKRDFPALGMTEAYCGSPAEATGAEGADTFEVLTTLLTEAIWELAKEA comes from the coding sequence GTGACCCACTTCGCCGATCTCACCTGCCCGCAGGTGGCGGCCCTGCGCACCGGCGACCGGGTACCGGTACTGCTGCTGCCGATCGGTGCCGTCGAGCCGCACGGGCCGCACGCCCCACTGGGCACGGACGCCATCATCTCCACCGGGATGTGCGAACGCGCCGCCGCGCAGTTCCAGGGCGACCCCGATGTACGGGTGCTGATCCTGCCCGCACTGGCCTACGGGGTCACCCGCTACGCCGTCCGGTTCCCCGGGGTGATCGGGGTGAGCGAGGAGACCCTGCACGGGCTGGTCGTGGACGTCTGCCTGCAACTGGCCGAGCAGGGGCTACCCAGGGTGCTGCTGGTGAACAACCACTTCGAGCCGGAACACCGGGCCACCCTGCGACGCGCGGTGCGCACGGTGGAGTCCCGGTGCGGCAAACGGATCGGCTACCTGGATCTGGTGCGGCGGCAGCACGCCGAACGGCTCACCGCGGAGTTCCAGGCAGGCGAGTGCCACGCGGGCCGGTACGAGACCTCGTTGGTGCTGGCGGAGCGGCCGGAACTGGTGGACACGGCACGGATGCGCGCGCTGCCTCGGGTCGCCGTGGACATGCCGGCCGCGATGGCCGAGGGCAAGCGGGACTTTCCCGCGCTGGGGATGACCGAGGCGTACTGCGGCTCTCCCGCCGAGGCCACCGGCGCGGAGGGCGCGGACACCTTCGAGGTGCTCACCACCCTGCTCACCGAGGCGATCTGGGAACTGGCGAAGGAGGCTTGA
- a CDS encoding oxidoreductase, translated as MKVSVLGAGPSGLYLGILLKKAHAGHEITVLERNPPDATFGWGVVFSEETLGALRDADYPSFLDITDTFARWDAIDISYRGELRRCRGHGFSAIARKRLLNILQRRCTELGIELRFGVEVTDPAALAAESDLLVAADGVHSVARRGWDFGSTVRPQGGKYIWYGTDRVFDAFRFVFAETGHGMIQVHAYPFDEHTSTFIVETPEATWRAAGLHELGERESIEFCERLFAADLAGHRLLSNKSVWLDFPLVRNRSWRAENVVLLGDAAHTAHFTIGSGTKLAMEDAIALANAFVRHGGTAAAIPAALADYEQERRPVVDRFQQAAADSADYFARVGRHARLEPPQFAMNLLTRSGRISHGNLAQRDPDFVRETDAWFCGGGPRLFGPPPMLVPLRLGGTVLPNRAVCTATGPDDLAERARGGPGLVLAGPVAVCADGRTSPDCPVLEGDGTAWEAAIGRAHEAGTLAGVRLGHAGRRGAVRPARFGVDLPLPADQAWPLLAASALPYGPGGAIPKAMDEQDMDRIRTAFAAAATAAVRAGFDLLELDCAHGGLLACFLSPLSNHRTDDYGGDTEARLRFPLQVLAAVRAAAGDRPVVVRLSVTDWAPGGLRLDEGVELAAAMAGAGAALIHVAAGQTVAESRPVYRRGFLTAFADRVRSEAGVATMVGGHLTTTDEANTVLAAGRADLCILELSTTSNGEAA; from the coding sequence ATGAAGGTTTCGGTGCTCGGTGCCGGCCCTTCCGGGCTGTACCTGGGAATCCTGCTGAAGAAGGCGCACGCCGGGCACGAGATCACCGTCCTGGAGCGCAATCCACCGGACGCCACCTTCGGCTGGGGCGTGGTGTTCTCCGAGGAAACCCTCGGCGCGCTCCGCGATGCCGACTACCCCAGCTTCCTGGACATCACCGACACCTTCGCCCGCTGGGACGCCATCGACATCTCCTACCGCGGCGAGCTACGCCGCTGCCGGGGCCACGGATTCTCCGCGATCGCCCGCAAACGGTTGCTGAACATCCTGCAACGCCGGTGCACCGAACTCGGGATCGAGCTGCGCTTCGGCGTCGAGGTGACGGATCCGGCCGCGCTGGCCGCGGAGTCCGACCTGCTGGTGGCGGCGGACGGGGTGCACAGCGTGGCCCGCCGCGGCTGGGACTTCGGCAGCACGGTCCGGCCGCAGGGTGGCAAGTACATCTGGTACGGGACCGACCGGGTCTTCGACGCCTTCCGGTTCGTCTTCGCCGAGACCGGGCACGGCATGATCCAGGTGCATGCCTACCCGTTCGACGAGCACACCAGTACCTTCATCGTGGAGACGCCGGAAGCCACCTGGCGCGCGGCGGGGCTGCACGAGCTCGGCGAGCGGGAGAGCATCGAGTTCTGCGAGCGGCTGTTCGCGGCCGATCTCGCCGGGCACCGGCTGCTGTCGAACAAGTCGGTATGGCTGGACTTCCCGCTGGTGCGCAACCGCAGCTGGCGGGCGGAGAACGTGGTGCTGCTCGGGGACGCCGCGCATACCGCGCACTTCACCATCGGCTCGGGAACCAAACTGGCGATGGAGGACGCGATCGCGCTGGCGAACGCCTTCGTGCGGCACGGCGGGACCGCGGCGGCGATCCCGGCGGCACTGGCCGACTACGAGCAGGAGCGGCGCCCGGTCGTGGACCGCTTCCAGCAGGCCGCGGCGGACAGTGCCGACTACTTCGCCAGGGTGGGCAGGCATGCCCGGCTGGAACCACCGCAGTTCGCGATGAACCTGCTCACCCGCAGCGGGCGGATCAGCCACGGCAACCTGGCCCAGCGGGACCCGGATTTCGTCCGCGAAACCGACGCCTGGTTCTGCGGTGGCGGGCCGCGCCTTTTCGGGCCGCCACCGATGCTGGTGCCGCTGCGGCTCGGCGGCACCGTGCTGCCGAACCGGGCGGTGTGCACCGCCACCGGCCCCGACGACCTGGCCGAGCGCGCACGCGGCGGGCCGGGCCTGGTGCTGGCCGGGCCGGTCGCGGTGTGCGCGGACGGCCGCACCTCGCCGGACTGCCCGGTGCTGGAGGGCGACGGCACGGCGTGGGAGGCGGCGATCGGGCGTGCGCACGAGGCCGGCACGCTGGCGGGAGTACGGCTCGGCCACGCGGGCAGGCGCGGGGCGGTACGGCCCGCGCGGTTCGGGGTGGACCTGCCGCTGCCCGCGGACCAGGCCTGGCCGCTGCTGGCCGCGTCGGCGCTGCCGTACGGGCCGGGCGGCGCCATCCCGAAGGCCATGGACGAGCAGGATATGGACCGCATCCGCACCGCCTTCGCCGCGGCGGCTACCGCCGCCGTGCGGGCCGGGTTCGACCTGCTGGAGCTGGACTGCGCGCATGGCGGGCTGCTGGCCTGCTTCCTGTCCCCGTTGAGCAACCACCGCACGGACGACTACGGCGGGGACACCGAGGCAAGGCTGCGGTTCCCGCTTCAGGTGCTGGCCGCCGTCCGCGCGGCGGCCGGTGACCGGCCGGTCGTGGTGCGGTTGAGCGTCACCGACTGGGCACCGGGCGGGCTGCGCCTGGACGAGGGGGTCGAGCTCGCCGCGGCCATGGCCGGGGCGGGGGCCGCGCTGATCCACGTGGCGGCCGGGCAGACGGTGGCCGAGTCCCGCCCGGTGTACCGTCGCGGTTTCCTCACCGCGTTCGCCGACCGGGTGCGCAGCGAGGCCGGGGTGGCCACCATGGTCGGCGGTCACCTGACCACGACAGACGAGGCGAACACGGTGCTCGCCGCCGGCCGGGCCGACCTGTGCATCCTGGAGCTCAGCACGACCTCGAACGGGGAGGCAGCGTGA
- a CDS encoding LLM class flavin-dependent oxidoreductase, whose product MKVGIGLPNTTPGTDGALLLEWARRAEAGPFSSLAVLDRLVYDSLDPFAALSAAAAVTERVRLATMIAIGPLRGAAMLAKQADSVHTISGGRLTLGLAVGARRDDYEAAGAEHRTRGETLSAQLAHLRGGERSMELLVGGASGAALARMARYADGYAHGGGPPRAFASAATKARAAWHDHGRPGAPRLWGQGYFALGDPERGGAYLRDYYAFTGPFAERIAAANLTSARAVRDFVRGYREAGCDELVLLPTVPDLAEVDRLAEVLT is encoded by the coding sequence GTGAAGGTCGGGATCGGACTGCCGAACACGACACCGGGCACCGATGGCGCGCTGCTGCTGGAGTGGGCGCGCCGGGCCGAGGCCGGCCCGTTCTCCTCGCTTGCCGTCCTGGACCGGCTGGTCTACGACAGCCTCGATCCGTTCGCCGCGCTGTCCGCGGCGGCCGCGGTCACCGAGCGGGTCAGGCTGGCGACGATGATCGCGATCGGCCCGCTGCGCGGTGCCGCGATGCTGGCCAAGCAGGCCGACTCGGTGCACACGATCTCCGGCGGCAGGCTCACCCTCGGCCTGGCGGTGGGCGCGCGCAGAGATGACTACGAGGCCGCGGGCGCCGAGCACCGCACCCGCGGCGAGACGCTGTCCGCCCAGCTGGCACACCTGCGTGGCGGTGAACGTTCGATGGAGTTGCTGGTCGGCGGGGCGAGCGGGGCCGCGCTGGCCAGGATGGCCCGCTATGCCGACGGGTACGCGCACGGCGGCGGCCCGCCGCGGGCCTTCGCCTCCGCGGCGACCAAGGCACGGGCCGCCTGGCACGACCACGGCAGGCCGGGTGCGCCGCGCCTGTGGGGCCAGGGCTACTTCGCGCTCGGCGACCCCGAACGGGGCGGCGCCTACCTGCGCGACTACTACGCCTTCACCGGGCCGTTCGCCGAACGGATCGCCGCCGCGAACCTGACCAGCGCCCGTGCCGTACGGGACTTCGTCCGCGGCTACCGGGAGGCGGGCTGCGACGAGCTGGTGCTGCTGCCAACCGTTCCCGATCTCGCCGAGGTCGACCGGCTGGCCGAGGTCCTCACATGA